The nucleotide sequence CCCGTTTTGGATCTTTTGGCCGGTTGGACATCGCGCATTTTGGATGGAAGAACAAGCGACTGGAAACTTTTCGTGGCTCTATTCGGCGGGATCGTCGCCAGCTTATACTCTATCCTGCAATTTTTATTCTCTCCTATCTGGGGAAAACTTTCCGACGCTACCGGCAGACGACCGGTTCTAGTTTTTACATGCACCGGTAGTTTTTTAGGATACTTGGTCTGGTTATTTTCCGGAAGTTTTTCCTTATTCGTTCTCTCTAGAGTAATTACGGGTCTTATGGGAGGAAATGTGTCTGTCGCGACTGCAGCGATGGCGGACTCCACATCGGAACAAGATCGCACCAAAGGAATGGGAATGATAGGCGCCGGGATCGGTCTTGGATTTATCGCAGGCCCTTCTATCGGTGGAATTTTGGCTCATACGGATCCTTCAACCATTCTTCCTTTTTTACCTTTGGGTAAGATGACGATCTTTCCTTCCGTCGCATTGATGGCCACTGCGGCTTCCTTCGTTAATTTACTCCTAATTCTTTTCAGATTCAGAGAAACTCTTCCTCATCATTTACGTAAAAAATCGGAAGGGAGGTTACATCCTGCTTTAGGAGTTTTTGACCTAGGTTCCAAAGAGATCATGTATTTAGGATTTTTAAATTTGTATTTTCTTCTCTTCTTCTCCGGGTTCGAATTCTCTTTGAACTTTTACTTGGATCAGTTCTTAGGATATAAACCTGTAAGTATCGGTTACACTTTCGTTTATATAGGACTCATCATAGTGTTCGTACAAGGAGGGATTATCCGTAGGATCAGCGGAAAGGTCCCGGAAAAAAAAGTGGGGCTTCTCGCTTCCGTATTTTTGATATTAGGATTTTCTTTTTTATATTTTTCCAGCACATCTGTCATCGCTTCCGACCGATCTACATTCTTACTATTCGTATCTTTGACATTCTTGGCATTGGGAAGCGCTTTCTTAAATCCTACCGTATCTTCTATGGTGTCCTTATTTTCCTCTCCGAGTGAGCAGGGAAAAAATCTGGGGATATTAAGAAGTTTAGGATCTTTCGGACGAGGGATCTCGCCTATTTTGTTCAGCGTGGTGTATTCCCAAAAAGGACCACAGACTTCTTTCTTAGTATCAGGGATCTTGAGTTTTCTTTTTTTAGGCTTGTTTCTATTTGTAAAACAGCCGCCTTCTAAAAATTAAAAAAGAATAAGTTATACGACGATCGCCGATGTATTCGCGGCTTTAAAGAACTGCGTTTAAAGCTTCTTTTAATCTATGGAAATGAAGTTTTTCGTCCAGCTTGGATCCATTCTCCAATCTGAGTAAGAATGTATCTCGAACTTGACCGGAATCCGTTACCGCTTTAAAGGAAAGAATATCAACTCCGAATAAGAACAGGATCTGAGAGATTTCGAATAGGATTCCTGGTCTATCTTCCATCCGAAGATCCATTACCGTTGAATCGCTTATCTCCGAATTGAATAGGAAAATTTCCGGAGTATTCTCCACTTTGGCCCTTAAACTTTCCATCTTTTCAGGATGATTCGCCAAATAGTTCATTACGGACATTCCGCCGTAAAACAACTCATGCAGATCCGCATGGATCGCATTTAGATGTTCGTCCGTCATAGGAGAAAAATCTATTCGTTTTACGATGAATATATCCTGGATATAACCGTCCATAGAAGTTTCTGCAATCGCTTCTTCTATATTCCACCCGTGGACGTATAGAACTGCCGTTACCCTATAAATAATCCCTATTTCGTTTTTGGAAATATTGACCTTTA is from Leptospira sp. WS58.C1 and encodes:
- a CDS encoding MFS transporter — its product is MRKQSFILILTVFIDMMGFSLIFPIFPETLNHFLAQAGDPVLDLLAGWTSRILDGRTSDWKLFVALFGGIVASLYSILQFLFSPIWGKLSDATGRRPVLVFTCTGSFLGYLVWLFSGSFSLFVLSRVITGLMGGNVSVATAAMADSTSEQDRTKGMGMIGAGIGLGFIAGPSIGGILAHTDPSTILPFLPLGKMTIFPSVALMATAASFVNLLLILFRFRETLPHHLRKKSEGRLHPALGVFDLGSKEIMYLGFLNLYFLLFFSGFEFSLNFYLDQFLGYKPVSIGYTFVYIGLIIVFVQGGIIRRISGKVPEKKVGLLASVFLILGFSFLYFSSTSVIASDRSTFLLFVSLTFLALGSAFLNPTVSSMVSLFSSPSEQGKNLGILRSLGSFGRGISPILFSVVYSQKGPQTSFLVSGILSFLFLGLFLFVKQPPSKN